Proteins from a genomic interval of Desulfuromonadales bacterium:
- a CDS encoding cytochrome c peroxidase, which translates to MKRHALPSWMPVTFLVSATFSLALYGCGDGGGGGSSALPRTLGDGIEVGSQAQAAAEEPALNPALVRAAAQAAGLDSLTTVPIPEVENLTEFLKPGNGARMAAIRLGKALFWDMQVGSDGQACASCHFHAGADSRARNQLSPGLKAGDAVFGNTTLGVPGFPQFKPDYTLLEADFPFFVLADPEENNFNNRVILADTNDVASSMGVFRADFVTVTPGDPNDVGTPILDLIFNLDNPNAALIDNNVRRVEPRNTPTTINAVFNFANFFDGRAHNQFNGVSVIGPLDENAKIWVADAFGNLSQVSVLIPNSSLASQAVGPPQSDLEMSFFNPTRPFPLIGRKLLSLTPLGLQMVDPRDSVLGSFSRARQGQTGINLSYAALIQQAFRPQYWDSDQLTPEDYTLMEANFSLFFGLAVQMYESTLVSDQTPFDRFMAGDDDALDQEQLQGLVVFINRGARGNPLEVDAAIEAAEAVFGVEIGAGNCVSCHGGPELTDASVASVEEEPIEVEETTELVGGFLQIADATAFIDNGFANIGVRPIAEDLGRGGVEGGFPLSFARQALQELGFAPELPDDECGEPPLAPCPADDRVGVDGAFKIPGLRNVELTGPYFHNGGQATLDQVVEFYDRQGDFSDVNVANLERNMAFINLDEEDEEPLIEFLLALTDERVRQDMAPFDHPQLLIPNGGTFATPVTINLPAVGAGGRPAAGLPPLGTFLGLDPD; encoded by the coding sequence ATGAAGAGACATGCTTTACCAAGCTGGATGCCGGTGACTTTCCTCGTTTCAGCGACTTTCAGCCTGGCGCTGTACGGCTGCGGCGACGGGGGAGGGGGTGGTTCAAGCGCGCTGCCAAGAACCCTCGGAGACGGTATCGAGGTGGGCTCCCAGGCGCAGGCTGCCGCCGAAGAGCCTGCCCTGAACCCGGCCCTGGTGCGGGCGGCGGCCCAGGCGGCAGGGCTCGACTCTCTGACTACCGTCCCGATTCCCGAGGTGGAGAACCTGACCGAGTTTCTCAAACCCGGCAACGGCGCGAGAATGGCAGCCATCCGCCTCGGCAAGGCGCTGTTCTGGGACATGCAGGTAGGCAGCGACGGCCAGGCCTGCGCTTCCTGCCACTTTCATGCGGGAGCCGACAGCCGCGCCCGCAACCAGCTGAGCCCCGGGCTGAAGGCCGGGGATGCCGTCTTCGGCAACACCACCCTCGGGGTGCCCGGATTTCCGCAGTTTAAACCCGACTATACCCTGCTGGAAGCGGACTTCCCGTTCTTTGTCCTGGCGGACCCCGAGGAGAACAACTTCAACAACAGGGTGATCCTTGCCGACACGAACGACGTGGCCTCCTCCATGGGGGTCTTTAGGGCGGATTTTGTCACTGTGACCCCCGGAGACCCCAACGACGTGGGAACCCCCATCCTCGACCTGATCTTCAACCTGGACAACCCGAATGCCGCCTTGATCGATAATAACGTGCGGCGGGTGGAGCCGCGCAACACCCCCACCACGATCAACGCGGTGTTCAACTTCGCCAACTTCTTTGACGGCCGCGCCCACAACCAGTTCAACGGGGTGAGCGTAATCGGACCCCTGGACGAGAACGCCAAGATCTGGGTGGCGGACGCTTTCGGCAACCTGAGCCAGGTGTCGGTGCTCATCCCCAACTCGAGCCTGGCCTCTCAGGCCGTGGGTCCGCCCCAAAGCGACCTGGAGATGTCGTTCTTCAACCCCACTCGCCCCTTCCCGCTCATCGGCCGCAAGCTCCTGAGCCTCACCCCCCTGGGCCTGCAGATGGTCGACCCGAGGGACAGCGTGCTCGGCAGCTTCTCCCGGGCCCGGCAGGGCCAGACCGGGATCAACCTTTCCTACGCCGCCCTGATCCAGCAGGCTTTCCGGCCCCAATACTGGGACTCGGACCAGCTCACTCCTGAAGACTACACCCTGATGGAAGCCAACTTCAGCCTCTTCTTCGGCCTGGCGGTGCAGATGTACGAGTCGACGCTGGTCTCGGACCAGACCCCCTTCGACCGGTTTATGGCCGGGGACGACGACGCCCTGGATCAAGAGCAGCTCCAGGGGCTGGTGGTCTTCATCAACCGGGGTGCGCGTGGCAACCCCCTCGAGGTCGACGCGGCCATCGAGGCGGCAGAGGCCGTCTTCGGCGTCGAGATCGGTGCCGGCAACTGCGTAAGCTGCCACGGCGGCCCGGAGCTCACCGATGCTTCCGTTGCCAGCGTGGAGGAGGAGCCGATCGAGGTGGAGGAAACGACCGAACTTGTCGGCGGCTTTCTCCAGATCGCCGATGCGACGGCCTTCATCGACAACGGCTTCGCCAACATCGGTGTCCGGCCGATCGCAGAAGACCTGGGCCGCGGCGGCGTGGAAGGCGGCTTCCCCCTCTCCTTCGCACGGCAGGCGCTCCAGGAACTCGGTTTCGCCCCTGAGCTGCCGGACGACGAGTGCGGGGAGCCGCCTCTTGCCCCGTGTCCCGCAGACGACCGGGTCGGCGTGGACGGCGCCTTCAAGATTCCGGGTCTGCGCAATGTCGAGCTGACCGGGCCCTACTTCCACAACGGCGGCCAGGCCACCCTCGATCAAGTGGTCGAGTTCTACGACCGCCAGGGAGACTTCAGCGACGTCAACGTCGCCAACCTCGAACGCAACATGGCCTTCATCAACCTGGACGAAGAGGATGAGGAACCCCTTATCGAATTCCTGCTCGCCCTCACCGACGAACGGGTGCGCCAGGATATGGCTCCTTTCGATCATCCGCAGCTCCTGATCCCCAACGGAGGAACGTTCGCCACGCCGGTGACGATTAACTTGCCCGCAGTGGGCGCCGGCGGGCGCCCCGCGGCCGGGCTGCCGCCTCTGGGGACCTTCCTCGGGCTGGATCCCGACTGA
- a CDS encoding NADP-dependent malic enzyme gives MSKRQDALDYHSMGRKGKIEVITTKPCATSRDLSLAYSPGVAEPCLEIEKNPNLAYEYTAKGNLVAVVSNGTAVLGLGDIGAMAGKPVMEGKGVLFKRFADVDVFDIELNTKDSDEIIRTVKILEPTFGGINLEDIKGPECFYIEEELKKIMNIPVFHDDQHGTAIIANAGLLNALEIVGKKIEEVKIVVNGAGAAGVACANMALVLGARPENLYACDTKGVIYKGRTEGMNLYKERLANDTAARTLEDAMVGADVFFGVSAKGAVTPEMVRSMAKDPVIFAMANPDPEITPAEAKAVRDDVIVGTGRSDYNNQVNNVLCFPFLFRGALDTHASAINDEMKMAACLALANLAKQDVPDSVRKAYGNVEISFGREYLIPKPFDPRVLLHVAPAVAQAAMDSGVARRPIADMEKYKEQLEALQGRSKEIMRTLINKAKANPKRIVFPEGEEEKILRAAQVLVDEGIAIPILLGDELEIYNKIEELGLDLKGVQIIDPTKADARGEYIDAFFEMRQRKGVTRAEAKRLIKKNRNYFGAMMVEKGDADALVSGISHHYPDTIRPALEIIGKQDGLSKVHGVYMLVFKKDVVFCADATVTIEPTAEELAETAILTAQKAKHFDVEPRVAMLSFSNFGSTEHPLSLKVKRATSLVKEWAPELVVDGEMQANVALDPELMANQFPFSKLKGDANVLIFPDLQSGNICYKLLNKLGGAETVGPILMGMKKPVHVLQRGDDIADIINMAAVAVVDAQEAMN, from the coding sequence ATGTCCAAGCGTCAGGACGCCCTCGACTACCACAGTATGGGCCGCAAAGGCAAAATCGAAGTCATCACCACCAAGCCCTGCGCCACCAGCCGGGATCTTTCCCTCGCCTACAGCCCGGGGGTAGCCGAACCCTGCCTGGAAATCGAGAAGAACCCCAACCTGGCCTATGAGTACACGGCCAAGGGAAACCTGGTAGCGGTCGTCTCCAACGGCACCGCGGTGCTCGGCCTCGGAGATATCGGCGCCATGGCCGGCAAGCCGGTCATGGAGGGCAAGGGGGTTCTCTTCAAGCGTTTCGCCGACGTCGACGTGTTCGATATCGAACTCAACACCAAGGACTCCGACGAGATCATCCGCACGGTCAAAATTCTGGAGCCGACCTTCGGCGGCATCAACCTGGAGGACATTAAGGGCCCCGAGTGTTTCTACATCGAGGAAGAGCTCAAGAAGATCATGAATATCCCGGTCTTCCACGATGACCAGCACGGCACCGCGATCATCGCCAACGCCGGTCTTCTGAACGCACTGGAGATTGTCGGCAAGAAGATCGAGGAGGTCAAGATCGTCGTCAACGGCGCCGGCGCCGCCGGCGTCGCCTGCGCCAACATGGCCCTGGTGCTGGGCGCCCGCCCGGAGAACCTGTACGCCTGCGATACCAAGGGGGTCATCTACAAGGGTCGCACCGAGGGGATGAACCTGTACAAGGAACGCCTGGCCAACGACACCGCCGCCCGCACCCTCGAAGATGCGATGGTCGGCGCCGACGTCTTCTTCGGCGTCTCGGCCAAGGGCGCGGTTACCCCCGAGATGGTGCGCTCAATGGCCAAGGACCCGGTCATCTTCGCCATGGCCAACCCCGACCCGGAGATCACTCCCGCCGAGGCCAAGGCGGTGCGCGACGACGTCATCGTCGGCACCGGCCGCTCGGACTACAACAACCAGGTCAACAACGTGCTCTGCTTCCCCTTTCTCTTCCGCGGGGCGCTGGACACCCACGCCAGCGCCATCAACGATGAGATGAAGATGGCGGCCTGCCTGGCGCTGGCGAACCTGGCCAAGCAGGACGTGCCCGACTCGGTGCGCAAGGCCTACGGCAACGTCGAGATCAGCTTCGGCCGGGAGTACCTGATTCCCAAGCCCTTCGACCCGAGGGTGCTGCTGCACGTCGCCCCGGCGGTTGCCCAGGCGGCCATGGACAGCGGCGTCGCCCGTCGTCCCATCGCCGACATGGAAAAATACAAGGAGCAGCTGGAGGCGCTGCAGGGCCGCTCCAAGGAGATCATGCGGACCCTGATCAACAAAGCCAAGGCGAACCCGAAACGGATCGTCTTCCCCGAGGGGGAGGAGGAGAAAATCCTGCGCGCCGCTCAGGTCCTGGTCGACGAAGGGATCGCCATCCCTATCCTGCTCGGCGACGAACTGGAGATCTATAACAAGATCGAAGAACTCGGCCTCGACCTCAAAGGTGTGCAGATCATCGATCCCACCAAGGCCGACGCCCGCGGGGAGTACATCGACGCCTTTTTCGAGATGCGGCAGCGCAAGGGGGTGACCCGGGCCGAAGCCAAGCGCCTGATCAAGAAGAACCGCAACTACTTCGGGGCGATGATGGTGGAAAAAGGCGATGCCGATGCCCTGGTCTCGGGCATCAGCCACCACTACCCCGACACCATCCGCCCGGCCCTGGAAATCATCGGCAAGCAGGACGGCCTCTCCAAGGTGCACGGCGTCTATATGCTGGTCTTCAAGAAGGACGTCGTCTTCTGCGCCGACGCCACGGTGACCATCGAGCCGACCGCCGAGGAGTTGGCCGAGACCGCCATTCTCACCGCCCAGAAGGCAAAGCACTTCGACGTCGAGCCGCGTGTCGCCATGCTCTCCTTCTCCAACTTCGGCAGCACCGAGCATCCCCTCTCCCTGAAAGTGAAGCGGGCGACCTCACTGGTCAAGGAGTGGGCGCCCGAACTGGTGGTGGACGGCGAGATGCAGGCCAACGTCGCTCTGGATCCTGAGCTGATGGCCAACCAGTTCCCCTTCTCCAAGCTCAAGGGGGACGCCAACGTGCTGATCTTCCCCGATCTGCAATCGGGCAACATCTGCTACAAACTGCTCAACAAGCTCGGCGGCGCCGAGACCGTCGGGCCGATTCTGATGGGGATGAAGAAGCCGGTGCATGTGCTGCAGCGCGGCGACGACATCGCCGACATCATCAACATGGCCGCGGTTGCCGTGGTCGACGCCCAGGAAGCCATGAATTAA